A single Musa acuminata AAA Group cultivar baxijiao chromosome BXJ2-1, Cavendish_Baxijiao_AAA, whole genome shotgun sequence DNA region contains:
- the LOC135585731 gene encoding pentatricopeptide repeat-containing protein At1g50270-like, whose product MHKKIIKVNNTIQLLHRRHMRHLCFERKRFPATYEPWISRDHRSIILLLLQSCSSKQQLAQIHARMIRTRLVQDTFAVSRIIALLTSPSALFSTVYARRVFDQIPHPNLFMWNSMIRGYTHQRAPRDALSTFKLLLACGGSSPDTYTYAATARACAQLNNLPTGSAVHGLVMKCGFDSDMFVTSGIISFYNGCGKVDVARQMFDEMPHKDVVSWTSMISGYLQLNQLDEGFRLFDEMRKVGVEPNKVTVMSLLSACGQSRALERGRRLHSRILEHGWESDLAVGNSVVSMYAKCGDTINAMDAFEKMPARNTATWNALMGGFVRSGHCREALSVFQEMTCSYTRPDEITMATALSACAQLGDLQQGKLVHAFIEEDKMITCDVFLGNALINMYAKSGDLAEAEAIFHNMLVRDVFSWTALISGYVQGNCYKKALSHFEEMRLSRVKANEVTLVSLLSACSQLGALDWGRRIHAYIEENEVRKDTCLQNALVDMYAKCGCIDIALQIFHEMRCKDAHTWNAMIGGLAANGRGREAIVLFDQMHELRDVRPDGVTLMAVIGACGHSGLVKEGLAYFNLMARSYGIVPGVEHYGCLVDLLGRAGFIEEAIDLIEKMPMTANNLIWGSLLAACRIHGKMELAERAARNLMKLAPNDEGAHVLVSNVYAEARRWDDVGQVRSLMGCKGIAKSPGCSTIEVDGVVHEFVAGDRSIRQNEFACLVLDSLVLQTKLIAGGSCGYT is encoded by the coding sequence AtgcataaaaaaatcattaaagtgAATAACACAATTCAACTACTACACCGACGTCACATGCGCCATCTCTGCTTCGAACGCAAGCGATTTCCCGCAACCTACGAGCCATGGATCTCTCGAGACCATCGAAGCATCATCCTGCTCCTCCTCCAGAGCTGCTCCTCGAAGCAGCAGCTCGCTCAAATCCACGCCCGAATGATCCGCACTCGCCTCGTACAAGACACCTTCGCCGTCAGCCGAATCATTGCGCTCCTCACGTCTCCCTCTGCCCTCTTCAGCACGGTCTACGCCCGTCGCGTGTTCGACCAGATTCCCCATCCTAATCTCTTCATGTGGAACTCCATGATCAGGGGTTACACGCATCAGCGTGCTCCCAGGGATGCGCTGTCCACTTTCAAGTTGCTGCTGGCTTGCGGAGGCTCCTCGCCCGACACCTACACCTATGCTGCCACAGCGAGAGCCTGTGCGCAGCTCAACAATCTTCCCACCGGAAGCGCGGTGCACGGGCTGGTCATGAAATGCGGCTTCGATTCGGACATGTTCGTAACGTCGGGAATCATCAGCTTCTATAACGGCTGCGGAAAGGTTGATGTCGCGAGGCAGATGTTCGATGAAATGCCGCACAAGGACGTGGTGTCGTGGACGTCGATGATCTCTGGTTACCTGCAACTGAATCAGCTGGATGAAGGTTTCCGGTTGTTCGATGAGATGAGAAAGGTCGGCGTCGAGCCGAACAAGGTCACCGTAATGAGCCTGCTCTCGGCGTGCGGCCAGTCGCGAGCCCTCGAGAGGGGTCGTCGGCTTCACTCGAGAATCTTGGAGCACGGATGGGAGAGTGACTTGGCCGTCGGCAACTCCGTGGTGAGCATGTATGCAAAGTGCGGAGACACGATAAATGCCATGGATGCATTCGAGAAAATGCCCGCTAGAAATACCGCAACATGGAATGCCCTGATGGGCGGCTTCGTCCGGAGTGGACATTGCAGAGAAGCTTTGAGTGTGTTCCAAGAGATGACGTGCAGCTACACGAGGCCTGATGAGATAACAATGGCTACTGCGTTGTCAGCATGTGCTCAGCTGGGGGATCTGCAGCAGGGGAAACTTGTTCATGCTTTCATCGAGGAGGACAAGATGATTACCTGTGACGTCTTTCTTGGAAATGCCTTGATCAACATGTATGCCAAGAGTGGAGACCTGGCTGAGGCCGAGGCCATCTTCCATAACATGCTTGTGCGGGATGTATTCTCGTGGACAGCTCTGATATCTGGTTACGTGCAAGGAAACTGCTACAAAAAAGCATTGAGCCATTTCGAAGAGATGCGGCTTTCACGAGTAAAAGCAAATGAGGTCACATTGGTCAGTCTGTTGTCTGCTTGTTCGCAGCTTGGAGCTCTGGACTGGGGCAGACGCATTCATGCTTATATCGAGGAAAATGAGGTAAGGAAGGATACTTGTCTGCAGAATGCACTCGTGGATATGTACGCCAAATGTGGCTGCATCGACATTGCATTGCAAATATTTCACGAAATGCGCTGCAAAGATGCCCACACATGGAATGCAATGATTGGGGGTCTTGCGGCTAATGGACGTGGAAGAGAAGCTATAGTCCTCTTCGATCAAATGCATGAACTCAGAGATGTGAGACCTGACGGCGTAACTCTCATGGCTGTTATTGGTGCATGTGGGCATTCAGGGTTGGTGAAGGAGGGGCTTGCCTATTTCAATTTAATGGCTCGGTCATATGGTATTGTTCCTGGAGTCGAACACTATGGGTGCTTGGTAGACTTACTTGGCAGAGCCGGGTTCATAGAGGAAGCGATCGATCTCATCGAGAAGATGCCTATGACAGCAAACAATCTGATATGGGGTTCGCTTCTTGCGGCTTGTAGGATCCATGGGAAGATGGAGCTGGCTGAGAGGGCTGCACGAAATTTAATGAAGTTAGCACCTAATGATGAAGGGGCACATGTGCTTGTTTCAAACGTGTATGCCGAAGCTCGTAGATGGGATGATGTGGGACAGGTGAGAAGTCTCATGGGATGCAAGGGAATAGCCAAGTCCCCCGGGTGCAGTACCATCGAGGTGGATGGAGTCGTTCATGAGTTCGTTGCAGGGGATAGATCAATACGGCAGAATGAGTTTGCTTGTTTGGTTCTTGATAGCCTCGTGCTCCAGACAAAGCTGATTGCTGGAGGATCATGTGGCTATACTTGA